DNA from Pseudoalteromonas sp. MEBiC 03607:
TGTTCAGCTTTTATTATTATTTTTTTATCTATGTTTTTTACTAGGAATGATGAATAATATATTTTTAATCAATATATTATGTGGTTGTGAGGGCTGTTTTATAGCCGCTTTGAAACAACTTTAAATTGACCAAAGGTCAGAGCAGGTTAATGCAAAAAAAGTGAATAATGTTATTTGTAGATAACTTAAAATCAGCTTATTATTAGTACCAATTAAACTTACTATACTGAAAAATAAAGGAAGCTTCGTTATTGCTTACAATAAAGTGAATAGTAAGTAATATGGCATGCAACTAATAGCTGCATGCCTATTTAACCGACACAGACGAATAAAAAAACGGATTTTATAAGTATAAAAAATAATCAGTGTCAGTATTGATTTCTTAGGTTTTTAGTATGAAACTCACTTACTTTTAAACAAACAATTAATTCAGACTAGAGATCAAAATCAATTACTTATTTAATAAAATCTTATCCAGATTTTGTTTTGATTTCGCAACGCTTTGTAGCGGTGTTAGTCCACTTGGGTATTCTTCTTGCTCCAGCACTAACCACTTGGTGTTGCCGTGCGACTCTAAAGTGTCGATGATGGCAGGCCAATCAATGTTGTTTTCGCCGATAATCGGGCTCATGTTGCTCCCCTCAACCGTACGTACTTTAATGTGCGTAGCAAGTGTGCGGTTAGGGTACTGTTTAATGAAGTAAATTGGATCTTTAGCTGCGTAATTGACCCAGCCAATATCTAACTGCAATGGCATGGTCTTGGGTGTGTTACTGGCAATATAATCCCAAAATGTAGCGTTATTAAATGCATTAAACTCTTTATTATGATTGTGAAAACCGATCTTCATATTAAAGCGAGTTGCATAATCACTAACTTTAGTGAGCTCTTTAACCAGTGACTTAACCCCTTCAGGATGCCATGCTCGCTCATCCCAAGGTACATAGAGTGTGGTAACACCAAGGGTTTTGTAAAACAGTAGGGTGCTATCAATAGTGCTTTCGGTGAGAGCATCAAAGCCGATGTGGGCACTACTGGCAACTAAACCTAATTCAGAGAGCTTTGCTTTTAAGGCCGCAGGGTTATCAGAATAAGGGCCAAAATCTCCGGCAAACTCAACGCCGTCAAATCCCATTTCGGCAAGTGATTTAAGCGTACCATGAAAGTCATTTTTTAAGGTGTCTTTGACTGACCACAATTGCACACTAACTGGCAGTTTTGCGAATAATTGACCACTAAATACAAGGCTAATAATGAGCAATAAAATGCGGGTTTTAAACATACTTAAATCCTAAAAAAGCAGGGGAGTGACCCCCTGCATTAAATTGTGTTATTAAACAACACAAGGGGGAAAGTTAATCGGTATAGGCGTACTCGCTTAAACCAAGCTCAGCTAAAACCTGATCTAAATGGGCTTTTGCTTCATCTGAAGGCCCTGGGTAATCACCAGCAATAGGAACATTGCCTAGGTAGCCTATGTCTTTACAGCCTTCAGGTGTACAGAAAAATGCTGCCAGCACTAATTCTTTAAAGCGTAAAAAGGCTTTACCAATACGCTGAAATTGCGCAGGTGTTTGCTCGTTTAAAAATGCAATATCGTCTAAAATCGCACGATGTTGCTTTTCGTTAAGCGCAACAAATTGCTTTTTAAAGCGAAGCTGCGCTTCATCGTTAAGCCACGCTAGAGAGTTTAAAATTTTAATTCTATCGCGTTGTTGGCCTTCATAAGGCGCGCTCACCCACTCATTAATAACTGCCGGTACTTCTAGCTCACTGGCTGAAGGAATAGCGCCTTCGCGTGGCACAATGTAATCAGCTAATAGTGCTACTAACGTAAGCTCGTCTGCGGTTAAAGTTAGTGGCCAAGGTGATTCTGGTGGCATCACCAAATTAGGGTCTTGACCATAGCCTTTAGCGGTCACAGGCTTAATATCTAAATCAGGCCAATGCTCTTTTGCAGAGACTGCACCGTCATCTTCAAGTGCTTTTGTGCAACCTGCAGTTAAACCAACCGCTGAGCCTGCAGCTAATAAGCCAAGCCATTTTAAAGACTCACGGCGGCTCATGTTAGAAACATAGTTATATGAGTCGTGTTCGTTACGATGATGCATAATTAAAGTACCCCGTTATCAATTTGTTGAGCAAGCCAAGTTGAATTACGCATTGCCAGTGTCATGATGGTGAGCGTACAGTTTTTATGAGGGTTAGAAGCAAATACGCCCGCATCCATTACAAATAGGTTATTACAATCCCATGTTTGACCCCATTGGTTGGTGACTGAGTCTTTCTTCGAGCTACCCATTCGTGTGGTGCCCACTTCGTGGATGATTTCGCCACCTTTTGAAATTGCCTTTTCAGCAGGCGGGAGTTCGCCAACGGTCGCACCCATGTTTTCTAGGATTTGTTTCGCGGTTTTTAAACCATGTTCGATTTGCTTTAACTCTCTGTCAGACCACTTAAAGTGAAACTTTGATACCGGAATACCCCATTTGTCTTTAACGTTTTCGTCAATCTCCATGTAGGTATCCTTGTTCGGTAACATCTCACCACGCAGGGCAAAGCCAACGTAAGAGCCATATGCATCACGAATTTGTTGTTTAAGGGCAGGGCCATAACCTTGTTTATCACCCGACACACCCGAGCCCGGCTGACCAAAGCCACTGCCAATTTCAAAGTGATAACCACGTGGGAAATCTAATTCATTGTTAGCTTGTGCTTGATGACCCCACCAAGGAATAAATAAGTGGTTAGCGGTATGTCCATCTTCGTTATAACGTGGGCGACCTTTAAGTGCCGGAATTTGCGCACCTAACCATGCACCCGTCGAATCCATTAAATTTCGACCTACTTGACCACTTGAATTAGCAAGGCCTTTCGGGTGCTTTTTATTCTTTGAGTTTAATAAAATACGTGCTGATTCACAGGCGCTGGCGGCTAAGATAACCACATCGGCATCAATAGCATGTTCGGTTACTGTGTGTTTATCAACATAAGTGACGCCAGTGACTTTACCTTGCTCATCAACCTTAACTGATTTAACCATAGCATCGGTAATGACTTTTAAGTTTCCGGTGGCTTTTGCCATTGGCAGTAATGATGTCGTAGTTTGGAAAGCAGCACCAATTGAGCAACCAGAGCCACAAGGTGTTGCATAAAAACAGGCCATGCGATCATCTTTCGGGCGAGTTAATACTGCGCGATGCATCGGCACTGCTTGAATGCCCATTTTCTTTGCAGAAGCGGCAATTAAAAGTTCAGGCACACGCGGTTTTGGTGGCGGTTGTAAAATACCCGGTGACGAATCTGGCATATCTTCATGGCCTGTATTAGTGCCACATACGCCAACAAGCTCTTCTGTTTTATCGTACCAAGGTGCTAAATCAGCGTATTCAAATGGCCAGTCGGCACCGTGACCATCACGGCTTTTACCTTTAAAATCGTGCTCACTAAAGCGTAATGAATAGCGGCCCCAGTGGTTAGTTCGACCACCTAACATACGGGCGCGCCACCAATAAAAGTCGCTCCCTTTGGCGCTAGTGTATGGCTCATCAGGTACTTGCCAACCGCCATCAACGGTTGCATCGTAAAAGCCAAAGTTTTTGTCTTTGTTACCTGCACCCATAAGCGGGGCTTCGCTGTTACGACGAAACATTGGGCTTTCTGTTTTCGGGTCATAATTACGGCCCGCTTCAAGTAATAACACTTTGTGACCAAGTTTAGTTAGCGTATAAGCGGCCATTGCACCACCAGCACCAGAGCCAACAACCAATACCTTGTGTTTAAATTCAGACATCTTATAGCTCCTTGATTTTTATATTTTTAAACCACACTTTGTCACCGTGGTCTTGAAGCCCAATATGACCTTGCTCAGCCGTTGCAAAGTTTTTCCAAGTTGCAAACTTACTGCCTTTAACAAGGGTATTCCATGTTGTACTACCAATCACAATGCTGGTGGTGCTAATACCGTTTTGCCAAACTTGTAAGTGGTTGTCTTGCATTTTTATACGCACGTGGTTCCAGCTATTTGCTGGCTTGTGCGCCGCAACTGGAGCAGCAAATAAATCGTAAATCGAACCTGCTAAGTGCGAGTCAATTTCGGTATCTGGATTCTCTTCGTTATCAATAATTTGAATTTCAGGCGCATGAGAGTAAATCATCTGTCCGGTTTCATCAGCCAATACGAAAATACCGCTATTGCCTTTGGTAGAGATTTTCCAATCAATCTGTAATTCAAAGTTTTGGTATTGCTTTTTAGTAAGCAGATCACCGCCACCTTTGGTTAATGTCATAGCGCCATCTTCAACGACCCATGCAGGATTTAAAGATTCGCTTTTAAAGTTACGCCACTGCGACATATCTTTGCCGTCAAACAATAACTGCCAGCCAGCTTGCTTTTCTTGTTGTGTAAGCTGATTATCAGCCGCATTAGCGAGTGCACAGCTACTAACGGTGAGCATTAAAGTCAGTGCTTTAAGAGATTTAAACATAGTGTTCCTCGACGATTTACTTGCTTAAGACGCACATTTTTCGGTGCGTTTGTTGTTATTAATTACTAGATGCAACCCAATGAATGCGACGATTAAAATAATTGGGAAGATCAGTAGGTTTTGTAATACAGCCTGTCCGGCTAAAATTTCAATTTGTTCAGCGCTTGCGCCACTTGCCTGTGCCGATGAGCGTGCGGTATCTATCCAGCTACCAATTACAGGGTTCCAAATGCTCATAGCAAACATGCCTGCACCACCCATTAACGACATACCCAGCGCCCCTGACTTAGGAATATATTCAGCAACGCAGCCAAGCATGGTCGGCCAAAAATAGGTAACGCCAAGTGCAAACAGCATCGCTGCCAGATAAATCATGCTGCCCTCGGCCTGACTCATCATAAAAATCCCCAAGCTTGCACAAATGGCAGAGCCAAGTAACACACCGGTAGGATTAAGCCTATGTACAATTGGTCCTGCAAAGAAGCGACCAACAGCCATTAAGCCGGTGATCAGGGCTAACACCACCATAGGAGAGGCGCCTGAAGACCCTAAAATACGCTCAATCCATTGCTGTGTGCCAAACTCAGTGGTTGCGGTGAATGTCATGCAGGCAATTAAAAAGATGTATAACGGCGTGAATAAGTGGCGAATATTGCTGCTGGTAGAGTGAGTACGCGTATCAAAGCGTGGAAACTGCGCTTTGATCAGCATAGCGCCATAAATAACCGTAGGAACTAAAATTAAAGCCACTTGCCATTGCCAGTTTAAACCCGCTCCCGACATAAAATTCGACGCAAGTGCGCCTATCACAATGCCTCCAGGGAACCAAACATGAAAACGGTTTAGCATAGTGGTGGTATTTTTAGGGTACATTTCTGCAATCAGTGGATTACAGCCCGCTTCAACCGCCCCGTTGGCAAAACCAATCAAAAAGGTAGAAACTAGTAAGCCCCAAAAACCATCAGCAGTGATAGTTAAAACAAGACCAAGTAAATGACAAATAAACGCTAAAGCCACTAATTTCTTAGCGCCAATGGCATTATAAATAATACCGCCGACCATAGTCGCAACGGGAAAACCTAAAAATGCCATGGCATTAACCCAACCTAGTTCGGTATCGGTTAAGCCAAACTCACCGCCAAGTTGACCCAAAATACCAGCACGAATGGCAAAGGTCATAGAGGTCACAATCAGTGCTATACAGCAAAGCCGAAAGACTATGCGGTTATAATTATTGTTGTCCATATTGTGTGTCCTGTGTGTTCAATTGTTGTCGGTTTTATAAACCTAAAATTCGATTATTACGCTCAGTGTTTGTTGCGCCACTGGCAAAATCGTCAAAGGCTTTGTCTGTTGGGTTTATCAAGTGTGCTTTAATAAACTCAGCGCCTTCTCTTGCCCCATCTTCTGGGTGCTTTAAGCAACATTCCCATTCAAGTACAGCCCAACCATCAAAACCATATTGAGTTAACTTGCTAAAGATTTGCTTAAAATCTACTTGGCCATCACCTAAAGAACGAAAACGCCCCGGTCGGTCTTGCCAGTTCTGAAATCCGCCATAAACACCTGAGCGGCCATTTGCGATAAATTCGGCATCTTTGACATGAAACGCCTTAATGCGCGAATGATAGATATCGATAAACGCTAAATAGTCGAGCTGTTGCAATACAAAATGGCTCGGATCATAAAGAATATTAACGCGTGGGTGATTATTGGTTGCTGCTAAAAAGCGCTCAAATGTCACACCATCATGTAGGTCTTCACCCGGATGCAATTCATAACACACGTCCACGCCATACTCGTCAAAGCAATCTAAAATGGGTAACCAGCGCTTAGCAAGTTCACTAAAGCCTTGTTCAACAAGCCCTTGTGGACGCTGTGGCCACGGGTAAAAGGTATGCCATAAAAAAGAACCCGAGAAAGTCGCATGGGTGGTTAAGCCAAGGTTGTTACTCGCTTTCGCAGCTAGCATTAGTTGTTCTGTTGCCCATTTGGTACGCGCAGCAGGGTTACCTTTTACATGTTCTGCGGCAAAGTTATCGAACATTTCATCGTAGGCAGGGTGTACAGCAATTAGCTGACCTTGCAAATGCGTTGATAACTCTGAAATTGTAAGTCCATACTCTGTGGCAATACCAGTGACTTCATCGCAGTATTGCTGGCTTTGAGCTGCTTTTTCTAAATCGAAAATGTCTGGGTTTGAGGTTGGCACTTGAATCGCTTTGTAACCTAAACCGCTTGCCCACTCACATAAACCTTTAAAGTTATTGAAGGGGGCTTGCTCTGAAATAAACTGCGCCAAAAATATTGCTGGCCCTTTGATTTTATTCATTCTTTATTATCCAATCTGTAATTTGTGCCATTTAGTGTCTTGTTTTGAAGAAGCTACAACGTGCTCAATAAACGCCATACCGCGCACGGCATCTTTAATGCCTGGTACATCAAATGCAGAATTTGTCGCGTTGTCGCCTTGCTTAAAGGCATGAATTTGCGCTGCAAAATTACGGTAAATATTGGCGAATGCTTCAAGGTAGCCCTCTGGGTGACCGGCAGGGGTGCGCAGAGCATTGTGTGTGTCAGGGTGTAATTCACCCACGCCAGCTCTTAGTAACGTAGCGGCTTGATTGTGGCCTCTTAGCCATAAGCTATTAGGCTCAAGTTGTGACCATTCAAGGCTGGCTTTATCGCCATAAATACGCAGGCGTAAGTTGTTTTCATCGCCAATAGCAACTTGGCTTGCCAGTAAAACGCCCTTACAACCATTATTGAATCTAAGTAGCACGGTGCCATCATCATCAAGGCCTCGGCCTTCAACCACATGATTTAAATCGGCGCAAAGCTCGGTGATT
Protein-coding regions in this window:
- a CDS encoding sugar phosphate isomerase/epimerase: MFKTRILLLIISLVFSGQLFAKLPVSVQLWSVKDTLKNDFHGTLKSLAEMGFDGVEFAGDFGPYSDNPAALKAKLSELGLVASSAHIGFDALTESTIDSTLLFYKTLGVTTLYVPWDERAWHPEGVKSLVKELTKVSDYATRFNMKIGFHNHNKEFNAFNNATFWDYIASNTPKTMPLQLDIGWVNYAAKDPIYFIKQYPNRTLATHIKVRTVEGSNMSPIIGENNIDWPAIIDTLESHGNTKWLVLEQEEYPSGLTPLQSVAKSKQNLDKILLNK
- a CDS encoding gluconate 2-dehydrogenase subunit 3 family protein, with translation MHHRNEHDSYNYVSNMSRRESLKWLGLLAAGSAVGLTAGCTKALEDDGAVSAKEHWPDLDIKPVTAKGYGQDPNLVMPPESPWPLTLTADELTLVALLADYIVPREGAIPSASELEVPAVINEWVSAPYEGQQRDRIKILNSLAWLNDEAQLRFKKQFVALNEKQHRAILDDIAFLNEQTPAQFQRIGKAFLRFKELVLAAFFCTPEGCKDIGYLGNVPIAGDYPGPSDEAKAHLDQVLAELGLSEYAYTD
- a CDS encoding GMC family oxidoreductase: MSEFKHKVLVVGSGAGGAMAAYTLTKLGHKVLLLEAGRNYDPKTESPMFRRNSEAPLMGAGNKDKNFGFYDATVDGGWQVPDEPYTSAKGSDFYWWRARMLGGRTNHWGRYSLRFSEHDFKGKSRDGHGADWPFEYADLAPWYDKTEELVGVCGTNTGHEDMPDSSPGILQPPPKPRVPELLIAASAKKMGIQAVPMHRAVLTRPKDDRMACFYATPCGSGCSIGAAFQTTTSLLPMAKATGNLKVITDAMVKSVKVDEQGKVTGVTYVDKHTVTEHAIDADVVILAASACESARILLNSKNKKHPKGLANSSGQVGRNLMDSTGAWLGAQIPALKGRPRYNEDGHTANHLFIPWWGHQAQANNELDFPRGYHFEIGSGFGQPGSGVSGDKQGYGPALKQQIRDAYGSYVGFALRGEMLPNKDTYMEIDENVKDKWGIPVSKFHFKWSDRELKQIEHGLKTAKQILENMGATVGELPPAEKAISKGGEIIHEVGTTRMGSSKKDSVTNQWGQTWDCNNLFVMDAGVFASNPHKNCTLTIMTLAMRNSTWLAQQIDNGVL
- a CDS encoding DUF1080 domain-containing protein gives rise to the protein MFKSLKALTLMLTVSSCALANAADNQLTQQEKQAGWQLLFDGKDMSQWRNFKSESLNPAWVVEDGAMTLTKGGGDLLTKKQYQNFELQIDWKISTKGNSGIFVLADETGQMIYSHAPEIQIIDNEENPDTEIDSHLAGSIYDLFAAPVAAHKPANSWNHVRIKMQDNHLQVWQNGISTTSIVIGSTTWNTLVKGSKFATWKNFATAEQGHIGLQDHGDKVWFKNIKIKEL
- a CDS encoding MFS transporter; translated protein: MDNNNYNRIVFRLCCIALIVTSMTFAIRAGILGQLGGEFGLTDTELGWVNAMAFLGFPVATMVGGIIYNAIGAKKLVALAFICHLLGLVLTITADGFWGLLVSTFLIGFANGAVEAGCNPLIAEMYPKNTTTMLNRFHVWFPGGIVIGALASNFMSGAGLNWQWQVALILVPTVIYGAMLIKAQFPRFDTRTHSTSSNIRHLFTPLYIFLIACMTFTATTEFGTQQWIERILGSSGASPMVVLALITGLMAVGRFFAGPIVHRLNPTGVLLGSAICASLGIFMMSQAEGSMIYLAAMLFALGVTYFWPTMLGCVAEYIPKSGALGMSLMGGAGMFAMSIWNPVIGSWIDTARSSAQASGASAEQIEILAGQAVLQNLLIFPIILIVAFIGLHLVINNNKRTEKCAS
- a CDS encoding sugar phosphate isomerase/epimerase translates to MNKIKGPAIFLAQFISEQAPFNNFKGLCEWASGLGYKAIQVPTSNPDIFDLEKAAQSQQYCDEVTGIATEYGLTISELSTHLQGQLIAVHPAYDEMFDNFAAEHVKGNPAARTKWATEQLMLAAKASNNLGLTTHATFSGSFLWHTFYPWPQRPQGLVEQGFSELAKRWLPILDCFDEYGVDVCYELHPGEDLHDGVTFERFLAATNNHPRVNILYDPSHFVLQQLDYLAFIDIYHSRIKAFHVKDAEFIANGRSGVYGGFQNWQDRPGRFRSLGDGQVDFKQIFSKLTQYGFDGWAVLEWECCLKHPEDGAREGAEFIKAHLINPTDKAFDDFASGATNTERNNRILGL